A stretch of Aristophania vespae DNA encodes these proteins:
- a CDS encoding SCO family protein, whose product MSDSNKIIKRITLIISALVVVAALLGFGAFRLASSVGQKHLVQSNGNPVGGSFRVVSMAGSTATEGDFYGKWLLVWFVDPRCPKDLCQPTLKKLATTLETLKKERHLIVPLVVSLDYTAPDTDDLEDYVQAVAPNIWPFYATENMIRAMTALYHAPLTMEQGGYYAPAPHFVLMNPQSRYVASIPSSLSEEELHKRLTTYVVHN is encoded by the coding sequence ATGAGCGACTCTAATAAAATAATTAAGCGTATTACACTCATCATTAGTGCTTTAGTTGTTGTTGCTGCGTTATTAGGGTTTGGTGCCTTTCGTCTGGCATCCTCGGTAGGGCAAAAACATTTGGTTCAGTCTAATGGAAACCCTGTTGGAGGGAGCTTCAGGGTTGTTTCCATGGCGGGTAGCACCGCAACAGAGGGCGATTTTTACGGAAAATGGCTGCTTGTCTGGTTTGTTGATCCACGTTGTCCTAAAGATTTATGTCAGCCTACTTTAAAGAAACTCGCTACAACTTTAGAGACTCTCAAAAAAGAACGTCATCTTATTGTGCCTTTAGTCGTTTCACTTGATTATACAGCACCTGACACAGATGATTTGGAAGATTACGTTCAGGCTGTTGCCCCAAATATTTGGCCATTTTATGCCACTGAAAACATGATCAGGGCCATGACGGCGCTTTATCATGCTCCTTTAACGATGGAGCAAGGCGGTTATTATGCGCCTGCACCTCATTTTGTGTTAATGAATCCTCAAAGTCGCTATGTTGCTTCCATTCCTTCATCCTTATCGGAGGAAGAACTTCATAAACGTCTCACAACCTACGTTGTTCACAACTGA
- a CDS encoding HAD family hydrolase translates to MPHYPFLLIDYDGTLAETRPAILKSITQAIKEIGHKPPAANILETHIGQGGTLREFFRLSVPGGTAEEADEFARLYRKYYVKADLEDTVLFDNVVSTLEELKKQNHQLVVISNKHAQTLKKGLEHFGITSFFDVVIGAEEDKPRKPDPTVYTQRLEPLFPHVPLSDMLIVGDTLADLKFAQEINIASCWAAYGHGVTEACLALRPNFQINKFSDLPKLLRS, encoded by the coding sequence ATGCCGCATTACCCGTTTTTACTAATCGATTATGATGGTACACTTGCCGAAACGCGACCAGCAATTTTAAAAAGCATAACACAGGCCATTAAAGAAATCGGACATAAGCCGCCAGCTGCTAATATTTTGGAAACTCATATTGGCCAGGGGGGTACTCTTCGGGAATTTTTTCGTCTTTCTGTTCCCGGTGGTACAGCAGAAGAAGCCGATGAATTTGCCCGTCTTTATAGAAAATATTATGTCAAAGCTGATTTGGAAGATACAGTTCTTTTTGACAATGTCGTTAGCACGTTAGAAGAGTTGAAAAAGCAAAATCATCAGCTTGTTGTAATCAGTAACAAACATGCTCAAACTTTAAAAAAAGGTCTTGAGCATTTTGGCATCACATCTTTTTTTGATGTTGTTATAGGGGCAGAGGAAGATAAACCTCGTAAGCCTGATCCAACCGTTTATACACAACGCCTAGAGCCGCTATTTCCGCATGTTCCTCTTTCAGATATGCTTATAGTTGGTGATACATTGGCAGATCTAAAATTTGCTCAAGAAATCAATATTGCTTCATGCTGGGCGGCCTATGGCCATGGCGTTACAGAGGCATGTCTGGCTTTAAGACCGAATTTTCAGATCAATAAATTTTCAGATTTACCTAAGTTGCTGAGATCTTAA